The genomic stretch TCGCCGCTCCCGATCACCCACGTCTTCATCTGTCCCCATTTGGGCGAGGCCGGAACCGCCGTCTCGGTCCACACGCCCGGCGCGCCGGCATTCGGCGCAACGTAGCCCGGATCGCCGGCGGCGGCCACTTCGTTGGGAACGCGCGATGCGATCACCGCCTGGGCCGCCGCACGGCCGAACGCGACGCCCGGATCCGCCAGCGTGAGTCCGCAGGCGGCGAGCGAGGGTTCGAGCTTGTCCGCCCAGCCTTGAGCCGGAAAGAGCTGCGTCAGCGCGTAATTCGCCGCGGCGATCGCCGCGGCCTGCGGTGAGGCACCGGGCCCGGCCGGCGCCGCGGGGCGATACGTCGCATACCGCCCGGTGATGCCGTTGACCGCGTCGTGCATCGACACGTGCACGATCGCCATGCTGCGGATCTGCACCAGCGCCCCCTGCGGGGGCGTCGTGAGCGTCGTCGCCTGCAGCGCGTTCCGGTTCCACTCCATCACCGGAGAGCACGGATCCGCCGCCGCCGGAACACTGACGGCGAGCGAGAAGAGCATCGCCGCCGAGGAACGCCAGGTCGCTTTGAACATATTCCCTCCTGCGGCAGCCACGCAGAGGTGCCGCCGACCGCCGGAGAGTAGCGAGCGGGATGGCCGCGGGTCTTGGGGAAGCTGTGGAGCTGTGATGTGAATTCCGTGGGGACCCGTAAAATGGCCCGGTGACCTACCGCTTCGGCGAGTTCGTGCTCGACGGCCGCACGCGGCGCCTGCTTCGTGCCGGCGAGGAGCGCCATGTCTCGCCCAAGGCGTTCGATCTCCTCCTGACGCTGGTCGAGAACCGCGCGCAGGCGATGTCGAAGGCGGACCTGCTGCAGAAGCTGTGGCCGTCCACCTACGTGCAGGAGACCAACCTCGCCGGCCTCGTCGCGGAGCTGCGCCAGGCGCTCGACGATTCGGCGGAGGATCCGATCTTCATCCGGACGCTGCACCGGTTCGGATACTGGTTCATCGGCGCGATCGACGAAGACGCGGCGCGCCGCGGCGGCGCGCCGCCCGTGAAGTACTGGCTGCTCTGGGCGACGCGGCAGGTGCAGTTGCGCGACGGCGACAACATCCTCGGGCGCGCGCCGGATGCGGAGGTCTGGATCGACGCGCCGGGCGTGTCCCGGCAGCACGCGCGCATTCGCGTCGACGGCGATCGCGCCACGCTCGAAGATCTCGGGAGCAAGAACGGAACCTACCTCGGCGCCGACGCGGTGACGGCGCCGCGCCTGTTGAGCGACGGCGATCAGATCCGGCTCGGCTCGGTCGTGGTCACGTTCCGGATCCCGCCGGCCGCGGGGTCGACCGAGACGGTTCGGCGCTGACCTCGCCGAAATCGCCGAATCCTCCGCCCCCCGGCCCGAAGCGCCAGGCGGTGCCGATGGCCAGCATCCGCGCGCGGTGCGCGCCGCTCCGGCCCGACACGGTGGCGATCCACACCGCGTGCAGCTCCGTGTTGCGCGTCAGCGAGACGTTCACCCCGGCGCCGAGGTTGAAGTAGCTGGACACGATGAAGCGGTCGTGGCCGAGCCAGTCGTGCCGCGCGAGCTCGGGAATCGTCGGCCCTTGATGCCGGAACTGCCACCCCGCGATGCCGCGGATTCCGAACCGGGACGTCGGTTCGACGCCGCCTTCGACGTTCAGCTGGCTCGTGAGTGACGGAAACCCCTCGATGCGCTGCCCTCGCGCCACCGCGTAGCGGCCGTGCACGTACGAGCGCGGCAGGATGCGATTCAGATCGGCGCCGGCGGTGACGCCGACCTGCAGCTCGCGGCGGTGACGGCCGACGACGGCCTCGCCCCTGGTCTCGTAGTCGTGCGTGGGAAGGCTGATGCCGACGAGCGGAGCGATCGCGACCGGTCCCGCCCACCAGAGGCGCCGCAGCTCCGCACGGACATCCTGGAATGCGCCGTGATACCGGCGATCGAGGTCCAGGGGGCCTGGATGAGTGATCACACCGCCGACGAGGTACTCGTCGGGCCCGGTGTACTTCGTCGAGATGAACGGCAGCGACACCGAAAGGGCGATGGTGTCGGTGAGCCCCACGTCGACTTCCGTCATCATCGCCTTGCTGTGTGTCGCCCCGTTGGTATTCGGCTCTCCGGCCACGTTGAAGTGACCGAGCGTGTAGTAGTTCTGGTAGGTCACCGAGACGCTGCCTTCGCCTCGGGGAGGCACCCAGGGCTGCGCGTGCAGCATCGCGGCGGAGGCGAGCTGGACGATCGTGACCGCGCACGAAGCCGCCGCTTTCATCGGCCTATCTCGCGGACGGCTTCGCGGCGCCCTTCAGCTGCAGCTCGATGAGGCGATCGATCTCCTCGAGCGCCTCGAAGGGCGACATCCTGTCCGGCCTCAGGACGCATGCGTACGCGGCGCTCGCTTCCGCGGCGACGGCTTTGGCCGGCTTGTAGAGTACCGGCATCAGCGCCGGCCTCGAGGGCAGCACGTCGATTTCCTTGCGGACCGTGAGGCTGTCGGCGTAGCCGGTAATCACCACGTCATATCTGCCGGCGCCGAACGCGCGCGTCATGGCGCCCGCCGTCGTGACCGTCATCGGCTTGTGACCGGCGCGCTTCAGCATCTGCTCGAATTCGGCGATGCCGCGCGGCGTCCACCGCGGCGCGTAGACGAGGATCGCGGACGGATGAACCGAGGCGTAGGCGCGGAACCGCGGGCTGCGGCCGACGCGCAGGAACTTGTCGCCGCACGCGAGCGCATCGGCGGCGGCCCACACCATCAATCCCGCAATCAGGACCGGCACACAGAAGCGTCGCAGCATCGCGCCCTCCACAGGGCTGGACGTTACGCCCGCCGCCGCGGCGAGTCAAGGCGGCGGCCGTCGTGTTTCTATGGTTTTTCTATCCGGATGCGGATGCCTTCGGCCAGCCAGATATCGCCGCGGGGCCGGACCAGCGCGGTCGCGACGGCGCGCCCGCCGTCGGTCAGCGTCAGCCCCTTCACCGGATTGTTGAACGCGATCGACGCGCCGAGGTCCGCGAGGACGGTTTCGCGGCCGGACTCCACCGCGAGCCCGACCAGCATCAGCCGCCGGTCGTCGCTCTGCCGGATGCCGAGGAGTTGCCTGCCGTCGTGCGACCAGGTGTGCACGAGCCACTGTTCCTTCGACAGCTCGCGCTGCCGCGTGCCGTCCGGCGAGACGAGCATCAGGCCCGCGGCCGTTTCCCAGGTAATCCACTCGGGCGTGCCCCGCGACCAGTGGGGTGCCGCGTTGGCGACGCCGTCGCGGCGCAGCACGATGGGAGCGTCGCCGCTGCCGACGCGGACTTTCGCCAGTTGCCACTGTCCGCCGGTCCATTGCGCGAACGCGATCCACTGCCCGTCGGGCGACCACGT from Vicinamibacterales bacterium encodes the following:
- a CDS encoding FHA domain-containing protein produces the protein MTYRFGEFVLDGRTRRLLRAGEERHVSPKAFDLLLTLVENRAQAMSKADLLQKLWPSTYVQETNLAGLVAELRQALDDSAEDPIFIRTLHRFGYWFIGAIDEDAARRGGAPPVKYWLLWATRQVQLRDGDNILGRAPDAEVWIDAPGVSRQHARIRVDGDRATLEDLGSKNGTYLGADAVTAPRLLSDGDQIRLGSVVVTFRIPPAAGSTETVRR